The following are encoded together in the Planctomycetaceae bacterium genome:
- a CDS encoding Gfo/Idh/MocA family oxidoreductase — translation MRKIKIGVIGTGTMGNCHADQFAKYPDFQLTALCDIDEAALKRTAEKHSITQTYTDYRKFLANADVEAVVVPLPNYLHAPVSIAALEAGKHVFCEKPMTVSVKDAKAMVAAAVKARKKGLAMQIGVVWRQDGRAMTIKKLIDSGKLGEIYHVRATLIRRRGIPGLGGWFTTAAKSGGGAVMDIGVHWIDLAMYVASLWNATAVSAANYAKFGPLMKGYHFGGMWAGPPRYDGTFDVEDYTTGLVRFGKSATMNFNIAWAVNGPDAGFIEFNGTKGGAVFMPWGDKVTLYTEQKKQVANVELPLASTEEFFARQGRLFAAACRGKGNVPATPEQGLDVVRVLTAINRSAKAGKEVKVQR, via the coding sequence ATGCGCAAGATCAAGATCGGCGTCATCGGCACCGGCACGATGGGCAACTGCCACGCGGACCAGTTCGCCAAGTATCCCGACTTCCAGCTCACCGCCCTGTGCGATATCGACGAAGCGGCCCTGAAACGCACCGCCGAGAAGCACAGCATTACCCAGACCTACACCGACTATCGCAAGTTCCTGGCCAATGCCGACGTCGAGGCCGTCGTCGTGCCGCTGCCGAACTACCTGCACGCGCCGGTGAGCATCGCCGCCCTCGAAGCGGGCAAGCACGTCTTTTGCGAAAAGCCGATGACCGTTTCCGTCAAGGACGCCAAGGCGATGGTCGCCGCGGCGGTCAAGGCCCGCAAGAAGGGCCTGGCGATGCAGATCGGGGTGGTGTGGCGTCAGGACGGGCGGGCGATGACGATCAAGAAGCTCATCGACAGCGGCAAACTGGGCGAGATCTACCACGTGCGCGCGACGCTGATCCGCCGGCGCGGCATCCCCGGCCTGGGCGGATGGTTCACGACGGCCGCCAAAAGCGGCGGCGGGGCCGTCATGGACATCGGCGTACACTGGATCGACCTGGCGATGTACGTCGCGAGCCTGTGGAACGCCACGGCCGTCAGCGCCGCCAACTACGCCAAGTTCGGTCCGCTGATGAAGGGGTATCACTTCGGCGGCATGTGGGCGGGCCCGCCGCGCTACGACGGCACGTTCGACGTTGAAGATTACACCACCGGACTGGTCCGGTTCGGCAAGAGCGCCACGATGAACTTCAACATCGCCTGGGCGGTCAACGGGCCCGACGCGGGGTTCATCGAGTTCAACGGCACCAAGGGCGGCGCGGTCTTCATGCCCTGGGGCGACAAGGTCACGCTCTACACCGAGCAGAAGAAACAGGTCGCCAACGTCGAGCTGCCCCTGGCGTCGACGGAGGAATTCTTCGCCCGACAGGGGCGCCTGTTCGCGGCCGCCTGCCGCGGCAAGGGCAACGTGCCCGCCACGCCCGAGCAAGGCCTGGACGTCGTGCGCGTGCTGACGGCGATCAATCGCTCGGCCAAGGCCGGCAAAGAAGTGAAAGTTCAGCGTTAG
- a CDS encoding sugar phosphate isomerase/epimerase has product MKIGVMVESFREGLHGGLCAAADVGAQGVQMYATAGETHPRTLKGTRRRDLLKKTQDMGLEFAAICGDFGGHGFEIAQDNARRIDDSRRVAELALDLNCRVVTTHIGVLPTAGMPRPDREGDRKNPRWGVMLDACRKLAAAGKDMGATFAIETGPEPAAVLKSFLDEVGVGGGIGVNFDPANLAMVIAEDIPAATTTLGPYIVHTHAKDGLNLKPCDAEALYGAFAEAGIAAFDVSEFIREVPLGQGAVPWPAYLAALKAAKYDYYLTVEREVGVDPRTDIALAVSFLTPLLKAS; this is encoded by the coding sequence ATGAAAATCGGCGTGATGGTTGAATCATTCCGCGAAGGTCTCCACGGCGGACTCTGCGCCGCCGCGGATGTCGGCGCGCAAGGCGTGCAGATGTACGCCACCGCCGGCGAGACGCACCCGCGCACGCTCAAGGGAACCCGAAGGCGCGACCTGCTCAAGAAAACGCAGGACATGGGTCTCGAATTCGCCGCCATCTGCGGCGACTTCGGCGGGCACGGGTTCGAGATCGCACAAGACAACGCCAGGCGCATCGACGACTCGCGCCGCGTCGCGGAACTCGCCCTGGACCTCAACTGCCGCGTCGTCACCACGCACATCGGCGTGCTGCCGACGGCCGGCATGCCCCGCCCCGATCGCGAAGGCGACCGCAAGAACCCGCGATGGGGCGTCATGCTCGACGCCTGCCGCAAACTCGCCGCGGCCGGAAAAGACATGGGCGCCACCTTCGCCATCGAGACCGGCCCCGAGCCGGCGGCGGTTCTCAAGAGCTTTCTCGACGAGGTCGGCGTCGGCGGGGGCATCGGCGTGAACTTCGACCCGGCGAACCTGGCGATGGTCATCGCCGAGGACATTCCCGCCGCGACGACAACCCTGGGGCCGTACATCGTCCACACGCACGCCAAGGACGGGCTCAACCTCAAGCCCTGCGACGCCGAGGCGCTCTACGGCGCGTTCGCCGAAGCGGGCATCGCGGCATTCGATGTCAGCGAGTTCATCCGCGAAGTGCCCCTGGGCCAGGGCGCCGTGCCGTGGCCGGCGTATCTGGCGGCCCTGAAAGCGGCGAAGTACGACTACTATCTCACCGTCGAACGCGAGGTCGGCGTAGATCCGCGGACGGATATCGCCCTGGCGGTGAGCTTTCTAACCCCCCTGCTGAAGGCTTCCTGA
- the ffh gene encoding signal recognition particle protein: protein MFESLTERLTGVIRKMSGRGRITEANVADAMRDVRRALLEADVHYKVATDFCDSIQAKAVGTEVLQSLHPGQLMVKIVHDELVSLMGPVDTRIYYVSPSPTVIMMAGLQGSGKTTTCGKLAKFISAQGKHPLLVACDLQRPAAVDQLSVVAEQVGVPCFKIEGEKNPVKVARKSLDWALANERDVVIVDTAGRLHIDEEMMQQAADIAKAVNPHQIYLVCDAMTGQDAVNSAKEFNERLELDGVILTKFDSDARGGAALSVKAVTGKPIKFIGVGEKLDRLEEFHPDRMAGRILGMGDVVTLVEKAQQQFDAEQAAKMQEKMAKGRFTLTDFLSQIKQMQKMGPLKELLKMMPGMGEQMDAMQMDGDELASMEAIIHSMTVKEREDPSSIEASRRRRIARGSGTDPQDVSGLVKSFEQAAAMMKQMAGKDQSGRMKMAQQFSQIAAQGGVPRFKVKQRSKRLTKKDREKRNKRKRR, encoded by the coding sequence ATGTTTGAGTCACTGACAGAACGACTGACCGGCGTGATCCGCAAGATGTCGGGCCGCGGACGCATTACCGAGGCCAACGTCGCCGACGCGATGCGAGACGTCCGCCGCGCGCTGCTTGAAGCCGACGTACACTACAAGGTCGCCACCGACTTCTGCGACAGCATTCAGGCCAAGGCCGTTGGCACCGAGGTGCTCCAGAGCCTCCACCCCGGCCAACTCATGGTCAAGATCGTCCACGACGAACTGGTGTCCCTGATGGGCCCCGTCGACACGCGCATCTACTACGTCAGCCCGTCCCCCACCGTCATCATGATGGCCGGTCTGCAGGGCTCGGGTAAAACCACCACCTGCGGCAAGCTGGCCAAATTCATCTCGGCCCAGGGCAAACACCCGCTGCTGGTAGCCTGCGACCTGCAGCGTCCGGCGGCCGTGGACCAGTTGTCCGTCGTCGCCGAGCAGGTGGGCGTGCCGTGCTTCAAGATCGAGGGCGAAAAGAACCCCGTCAAGGTCGCCCGCAAGAGCCTCGACTGGGCCCTGGCCAACGAACGCGACGTGGTGATCGTCGACACCGCCGGTCGCCTGCACATCGACGAAGAGATGATGCAGCAGGCCGCCGACATCGCCAAGGCGGTCAACCCCCACCAGATCTATCTCGTCTGCGACGCGATGACCGGCCAGGACGCCGTCAACTCCGCCAAGGAGTTCAACGAGCGCCTCGAACTCGACGGCGTGATCCTGACCAAGTTCGACTCCGACGCCCGCGGCGGCGCGGCGCTGTCGGTTAAAGCCGTCACCGGAAAACCCATCAAGTTCATCGGCGTGGGCGAAAAGCTCGACCGCCTCGAAGAGTTCCACCCCGACCGGATGGCCGGGCGCATCCTGGGCATGGGCGACGTCGTCACGCTGGTCGAAAAGGCCCAGCAGCAGTTCGACGCCGAACAGGCCGCCAAGATGCAGGAGAAGATGGCCAAGGGCCGCTTCACCCTGACGGACTTCCTCTCGCAGATCAAGCAGATGCAGAAGATGGGTCCGCTGAAGGAACTGCTCAAGATGATGCCCGGCATGGGCGAGCAGATGGACGCGATGCAGATGGACGGGGACGAGCTGGCGTCGATGGAGGCGATCATCCACTCGATGACCGTCAAGGAGCGCGAGGACCCCAGCAGCATCGAAGCCTCGCGCCGCCGCCGCATCGCTCGAGGGTCCGGCACCGACCCGCAGGACGTCTCCGGTCTGGTCAAGAGCTTCGAACAAGCTGCCGCAATGATGAAGCAGATGGCGGGCAAAGACCAGTCAGGTCGCATGAAGATGGCGCAACAATTCTCCCAGATCGCCGCCCAGGGCGGGGTACCCAGATTCAAGGTCAAACAGCGATCCAAGCGCCTGACCAAAAAAGACCGCGAAAAACGAAACAAACGCAAACGCCGGTAG
- the mtnP gene encoding S-methyl-5'-thioadenosine phosphorylase translates to MAKVGIIGGSGLGDALVGQAQGKSVEIDTPFGKPSDAILQTTWHGVEVAIINRHGSGHMINPSRVNYRANIYALKALGCTHVIASGAVGSLREHIAPKHLVIPDQIIDKTFRRDGTFYDDLAAHLEFAAPFCPVLRKHLLSCAGAVKTTVHDGGCYICMEGPAFSTRAESEMHRLWGGDLIGMTAMPEAKLAREAELAYALVCLPSDYDCWRPAPGNLDKHELLKEIIGNLTEATANAIELIKAAVASFKNIADIPSPSHTAMEMAVWSDRSKISPEARQRYDVLIGRYL, encoded by the coding sequence ATGGCGAAAGTCGGCATTATCGGCGGCAGCGGGTTGGGCGACGCGTTGGTGGGACAGGCGCAGGGCAAATCGGTCGAGATAGACACGCCCTTCGGCAAACCGTCAGACGCGATCCTGCAGACCACGTGGCACGGCGTCGAGGTGGCGATCATCAACCGCCATGGAAGCGGCCACATGATCAATCCCTCTCGCGTGAACTACCGCGCGAACATCTATGCCCTCAAGGCTCTGGGCTGCACACACGTGATCGCCTCGGGGGCCGTCGGCTCGCTGCGCGAGCATATCGCTCCCAAGCACCTGGTCATCCCTGACCAGATCATCGACAAGACCTTCCGCCGCGACGGGACGTTCTACGACGACCTGGCCGCACACCTGGAGTTCGCCGCGCCCTTCTGCCCCGTGCTGCGAAAGCACCTGCTGAGCTGCGCCGGCGCCGTTAAGACCACCGTGCATGACGGCGGCTGTTATATCTGCATGGAAGGCCCGGCGTTCTCGACCCGCGCCGAGAGCGAGATGCACCGCCTCTGGGGCGGCGACCTGATCGGCATGACGGCCATGCCCGAGGCCAAACTCGCCCGCGAAGCCGAACTGGCGTACGCCCTGGTCTGCCTGCCCAGCGATTACGACTGCTGGCGCCCCGCCCCAGGCAATCTCGACAAGCACGAGCTGCTCAAGGAGATCATCGGGAACCTGACCGAAGCCACCGCCAATGCCATCGAGCTGATCAAGGCCGCGGTCGCCTCGTTCAAGAACATCGCGGACATTCCCTCGCCCTCGCACACGGCGATGGAGATGGCCGTCTGGTCCGACCGCTCCAAGATCTCCCCCGAGGCGCGGCAACGCTACGATGTTCTTATTGGTCGGTACCTATAG